The genomic DNA ACTCCGCTCAATCGTTAAGTATATTGAGAATGTATCAGATGAGGGAATTGCAGACGTAGAGGTTCCGTTTGGTTCTATCATTGTCTATGACGTGGACACTGACGGACACATGGTCACCAAAGAAATTAGAAGCACATCATCAGACGTACCAGCATGAAGACATCACGCGCACAAATACTCGCAACCATTGGCCCACACTCTGGAGAACGAGAAATCTTACGATCAATGATTGAGCATCAGATGGATGTTGCCCGACTTAATTTTTCATGGGGAAGTCTAGAAGAACGACTACAGCAAATTCAGATAATTAGAGAAGTTGGAAAGGAAGTTGGTAGAAACATTCCAATCGTCATCGACCTTCCGGGCCCTCGCGTACAGGAAGAAGCGGGTCATACATATAATCACACTGCAATTTCATCACTTACGGAGCACGATAAGGGGTTTATTCAGTTTGGAGCTGACCAGGGTGTTGAGTACATCGCACTTTCGTTTGTGGGAAATGCACACGATGTTGAGGTGTGCAGAAAAGAAATACAGGTTCACGGTGGTAACCAACGCATTATTTCAAAGATTGAACGCAGTGTGGCGATTGAATTTATTGATGAAATTATTGCTGCCTCAGACGCAATCATGGTTGCACGAGGAGATATGGGAAATGAAGTTCCAATTGAGCAAATTCCGTTTGTGCAAGACATGATTATCAAAAAATGTAAGGCGGCAGGAAAACCCGTCATCACCGCTACTCAAATGCTTATCTCAATGGTGGACAATCCTGTCCCAACACGTGCAGAGGTCAGTGATGTTGCGCAAGCAATTCTCGAGGGCTCGGACGTTGTGATGCTTTCTGATGAAACCGCAAAAGGAGCGTACCCAGTTGAAGCGGTAACTGTTATGGAAAAGATCGTACTTGAGGCAGAAAAACACATGCGTGGAGCCCCACATATTAATCCGTTATAAAATTTTATGAGAAAAATAGTGCGTTATTTCGATAGATTAGAAGATGAGGTACGAGCGCTATTAAGTAGGCATTTACTGACGTACTCACTGATTGGTGGGGTAGGTGTTGTGCTCTTCTGGAGAGGTGTGTGGGAAACATCAGACATGCTCATGCGTTCACATGTTGTTTTTGCATGGCTATTTTATCCGCCAATCCAGGTTGTTTTATCAATTGTTATGTTGATGCTCACGGGTTTGTTTGTTTCTGTATTTATTGGAGACAGGATCATCATTTCTGGTATTAGACACGAGAAGAAGCTTGAAGAGAACACAAAGGACCTAGTTAAAGAAGAAGTGGTGACACTCCACCATGTCAGAGAAGAGATTCGTGCTCTACGAAAAGATTTAGAGGTGATGCACACACATAAGAAAGAATAATATTTTTTGGTATACTGCCAATAATGAATACTATCGAAACTACGAAACTACCACCGAGTGTGAAAGTGACATTGAAGACTCGTCTTCCGCAGGAAGCATATGATAAGAATGCCAATATCTATAAGGTACTTGCTAACCCAAAGCGTTTAGAAATTCTAAATCTACTTAAGGGAGGGGAGATGGGGGTAGAGTTGATGTTGAAGATAACAGGACTTTCAAAAGCAAACCTATCTCAACACCTAGCACTCATGAGACATAGTGGTCTTGTGCAGACCAGAAGACAAGGGCAGAATATCTTTTATCGAATTATTGATCCTCGAATAGTTGAGCCGTGTAAGATTTTGCACGACCTTCGCACAAAACGTTTGGTGATGTAATTATAGGGAGGTCTTGCTCCCGATCTTTTGATCAATATCTACTGCGTATTTTTCTGGTACCACATATAATTTCCACTCAACTCCTTTTGGGGACTCGTGTTTGCCTGGGTGCGTACTCCCAGGCGTATCAATTCGAACACTTGGACCATTTGCAAAAAGGCTAAAATTTTCACGATCAGTGACATCTTTAATTTCATCGATGTCGCTAATGGCAATGAGTCTAAATCCAGGAGGAATTACTGGTTGACTGAGTGGATGTTCGTGTAACGGTACAATTGTCCCCCAGCCGCGCATTTGCTCAGCTCTCAATCGAGAGTCATGCACAAGGGTTGCATGGGGTGGCTGCATATCTATGTGTATAGCACAGTATGGGTAAAAAAAAGACTAGAGAGAATTGATCTCACTAGCCAGTGTGCAGTAGTCTTCGAGTAGATATGGGGAAGTACGGATACCTATTTGTGAACATGATTCACGAAATCGGTTACGTACAGCCTGAAACCTTTCCTTGTCGACTACGAGTTGTTGGGGAAGTTCCTTTTCTTGCACCACAAATGGTGTAAGTTTAGGGCGTAATTCAAGAGCCCAGTCCGTCAGTCTTCGTAGTTCGAGGACTAAATTAGTGTGCCCTTTAATCTTTTCAAGAAACGTCTTTCGCTCGCTACGCGACAGAGGATCTGGAACCATATTTCTCCCGCTGAAGGTTCATTTCGTCACGTACATTCTCAGCCCATCGCTGGATGTCGTACCTTTCGTATCCTACCACACTTTTCCACGATGTGTCAAGAGAGGCATTTTGGTATGAAATTAGGAGGGTTTTTAAGGTATCGATCAATTTGTTATGTTGTTTTTTTCTAAACTGATCAGCTGTTGTAATTTCACCTAGAGCCTTTTGTTTTTTCTCGGGGTCAAAACCTGGTGACTGAGGCCCAGATCTAGCGTGTAGACTTGATCGGTCATACGCGTCTACCGAATTGACGTAACTAATGAGGTTACTCGTTAGTTCTTTTGTAAGGGAGGTGATACGCAACTTCATACTATCGACTTTGTTTTTTATTACCTGTGAGAGTATTTCTTCTCCCTGGTCTTCAATTTCTTCCGCGTATTTATGTTTGAGCTCATCTTCAAATGCTGCTCCGTTTTTAATAAGTAACTGATATACATCGAAGCTTTCTTTTCGTTCCTTTTGTAATTTTTGTTCCTCGGCCTGTTCTATATCAAACTGAGTCTCAAGTTCACGTTTTTCGCTCTGAAGAAATTCTTTCATGTACTTATTATAGTAATAAAAACCCCCGCTTGCTATGGAGCGGGGGTGTGACGAGTCTATTTAGTTGTCGAACAAGTATGCGAGACCTTCTTTCGTTGATCTGTTCCGGGGTCTTGGTTTTGAAGTTTTGGTGGACCTGGGTTTGCGGAGTGGTGCAGACCTTCTGTGCCACTCTTCCACATTTTTTCCTACCATTGCTCGGATTTGGTTGTACATGTCTCGCAGCCGAGCATGCGGGTCTTTTTTATTCGAAGATGAAAGGATTATCGGATTAAACTGAATGAAGTACACTCTGTCCCTTTTCTCATACCTAAGACTAAACAGTTGTCTGAGGTTTGTATTTGAATAAATGCAGATTCCTGTGTCCTGACCCTCCAGAATTTCAATTTCCACCACTCTCTTTTTTAAAGTCGGTGATTTCTCAAACTCTCTGAATTTTTGTATTGCCGAAAGCGCACTTGCGTCTCCGGACCTTGAACTGATGATGCAAGGGAAGTATGTATCTTCAAGTGGTGCATTGCTCGCTAGACTCATTTCGAACTCCTTTTAAAAGAACTTCTTCCAGTTAGCACAGTGCCTTCTGGGTTCTGGAAACATTGCATGCGTCCAGGACCCAAAAGAAAACACCCCGACGTGCGGGGTGTTTTCTGAGGAGGTGTATAGGTTTCTATACTCCGAGCATACTCCGCACACCCGCACAAATAGCTGCTGTCCAAAAGAGGAAAGCCGAAAGGGTCACGGGTAGAATGCGATAAATGTTCATAAATGTAACAATATAGCAGGCTCGTCAAGGCGGCAAGTCAGTAATCCCCAGATATTTGACTTTACCTGTAAATATGATATAATATATTCCAAGTGTTCGTTGTATTTACGTATTTACCGTCACTCTAAACAAGGAGGCTGTATGGCTTCAAACTCACGCAGCTGGTCACCAAGTGCAACTTGGTTGTTGTTTGGTTTAGTGGTCATTATGACCATACTGTCCATTTTGCAGAAAGTGGCATTTCACAAGTGAGTTCCTATCAATGTCCCTATCCCAGAGTACTTGGAGTAGGGACATTTTTTAATACAATTGTGAAAATAAAAACCTGGCAAAAGCCAGGTTTTTATAAAGTGTGAGCCATCATTTCATACTCACAAGTGCAAGTATGTAGATAAATATAACCTAGTACTTTTTTGCTATGACATCGACAAAGAAATTAGGAGAATTGGGATGAAAAGATGATTAAGATAAGGAAGTATTGAGTTTGCCGTGGCTCTATTGACAAATATCATATTTGGGTGTATAATCTTATACAGTTAGAACTTTGAAATAACTTGTGAATTTGCCATAGCGTAGAGTGGCTCTAGTAAGGGTTATTGTGAGCTGCGGCAAAGCCGTGTGGTGAGCTCGTCCTACTGGACAACAGCATAATCCAAGTCGCAACGTCGTTCGAAAGAACACTGTTGCAAACAAGAAAGGAATCAACTATGAGCGACCTTACGCTCGATGTTGGCCAAGCGTGTGAAGTGAAGGAAGCGTTCCGTCGTGGTAAGTGGTCAAACGCAGACGTTAAGCGTTTCAGTCAGTCTGATCCAGACCGAATGCGTCTCTTCCGAGAAGTTATGTTGGGTCGTGCAGTTATCAATATCAACGTCATGAGGCACGTCATCGATTGCGACACCAACCCATATTTGCCGAATGGTTGGACGGTGAAAGAACACCGCAAAGGTGGACAGATGGAGTGGGATTCCTTAAAGGTCGCACTTCACCTCTCTCCAAACCAGATGGGCAACAAGAGGGTCAAAGGGAACAAGCTCCGCAAAGAGCTGGCGAATATACCCGTCATGAACGCCAACGTTCTCGACTATCTGCTCGCTCATACCGAACTCATCTCGGAAGAATGGAAGGGTAAAGTCGTGTTCTTCTGGGGAACCATCTACCGCGACTCCGGTGGCAACCTCTGCGTGCGTTACCTCTGCTGGCGCCACGACAGGTGGGACTGGTGCGACCACTGGCTCGGCAATGACTGGCGCAGTGGCCACCCTGCGGCAGTCTCACAAGTTAGTACTTAGGACTATGTCACTTTGGTCTTTCAGACCCTTTGAACTTAGTCCTTCGTCGAAATTTCTCGACAACCGCTATCCAGAACAGCGTTCAACTGGAACCCCGAGCATTTCGCACGGGGTTTTCTTTTGATACAGTGTAAGACGGCAGTAGGTGAATATGTGGGAGATTACGATTTCCTGCTACCGACCCCAGTATCCATATACCGAGAATATTCGCAATTACGGTTTCGAGTAGAGTGGTATATGCAGAAACTTCAAACAAAAAAGAAGATACTTGGTACAGAGTACTAGGACATTATGATGTCGAATACGATTCAACCCCAAGAGTATTTAAGGGGTGGTGACAAAGATGGTACTCTGTACACAACCGCGACTCCGATGGCAACCTCTACGTACGTTACCTCTACTGGAACGACGACGGGTGGAACTGGAGCAACAAATCATTGATCTTATAAACGCAATGCCAGCTCGTAAAGAGCGTCTTTTTGAATTACATGAAACTTGCGGGATAGATATAAGTCGATTGAAATCTAGAGTAGAGGAATTAAGTACGACTGAAAGGAGGGCTCGCGAGGAACTCGAAGAGGTACGCAAGCAAATTTCTCAAACAGTCATATCTCAAGGATATGTTGAAAGCCTTAACCTATTTTCAGAGAAGTACAAGGCTGCCTTGGAAAAGAGTTTCGATGATCGTGACACACTTCACCACACTACTCCATGAGCTTATTGAAGAAATAGTTATCTATTCTCGACCCATTAAGAAGGGCGATATTATTGCGGGACGTCAAAAGGAGGGTCAACAAATACCACATCGTCTACATATCAAACTAAAGCTGCCACAAGATATTCTTCGACAAATAAAAACTTTTCTTCCTAGAGATATCGATTTCAATTCGGGGTATGAAATGATCCGAGGTGCGGGATGAGGGACTTGAACCCCCGACCTTTTCAGTGTAAATGAATTGCTCTACCAACTGAGCTAATCCCGCATACGGGTATCCTATAGTATTTTTAGGTTCTGGGCAATGTCATTGGCTCAATAAGTTGCTTTTAGGCCCGATTGATGCGAGAAAGAAGGATACATGAAGAATACTAAGCTCAAGGTTATAGCTGAAAGTCCTGATTTCCTGGTTATTGATAAACCAGCAGGAATTATGGTCCATGGTGACGGACGATCAACTGATACCACTATCGCAGACCTGGTGACTGAACAGTACCCAGAGATTGTTGGGGTGGGTGAGTCTATTGAAGTAAAAGAAGGACCGGCAATTATTCGTCCAGGGATTGTACATCGACTTGATAAAGACACATCAGGTGTACTTTTGATTGCCAGAACAACAAAGTCATTCCAGCACTTCAAGGAGATGTTTAAGGATCGAGATATGGGTAAAGAGTACGTGGCATATGTCCATGGCCATATAAAAGAAGATGAGGTGACAATTGACCGACCGATCGCACGAAGTCGAGGAGACTTCCGACAGTGGTCTGCAGCCCGTGGTTCACGCGGAGGCGAGAGAGAAGCAGTAACACACATCAAAGTACTCAATCGTGGATTTGATGCAGAACTCATTAATAAAGGAGGAAAGAGGATTGAGCGTTTGAGAGCGTGGGATGCAGCAAAAGTTAGCTTGATTAGTGTTGAACCTGAAACTGGACGAACACACCAGATCCGTGTGCACTGTAAGGTGGTTAATCATCCAGTGATTCACGATACGTTGTACGCTCCACGACGTCTTTCACTTCTTGGTTTTACACGTTTGGCACTACACGCACGTAAGTTGTCATTTAAAGATACTAAAGGAAAAGAGTGGGTAGTCGAGTCACCACTACCTGAAGATTTCAAGAATGCAGAAAAGCAGTTCAAGGGGGTAGAAGAGGCAGAAGTTGATAAAATCTAGCCTACATGGTACAGTGTCGCTCTATATATGAAGACAGCAGCAAAGATTTCACCGGTCAATATTAAGGCTCGCCAAGAGCTCGATATTCGTGCTGGAGACACCGTTAAGGTGCATCAAAAAATTAAAGAAGGAGATAAGAGCCGAATCCAGATTTTCGAAGGTCTTGTACTTGCACGAAAGCATGGAGCTGAGGCAGGAGGAACATTTACAGTCCGAAAGGTTGCAAGTGGAGTAGGAGTAGAAAGAATTTTCCCACTATTCGCTCCTAGTATTGAAAAGGTAGAAGTTACAAAGCGATCAAAGGTTCGTCGCGCAAAGCTCTATCACATTCGTGAAAAGGCAACAAAGGAAGTTAGCCGACAGCTCCGCCGTGAAGTAACTGCTCCTGAGACAAAGTCTCTCGCCCACGAAGGGGTTCCTGCAGAAGAAAAATCAGCAGAATAATCTACTCTCTCAAGTTAGAAAAAAGCACCCATTGGGTGCTTTTTTCTTTGACAATATTTTTGATAAGCATAGGATGCTGTAAGTTCGTACAAAGGAAAAAATATGGATCTGTTGCAAAAACAGATAACTGCTCAATATCTATTTAAGAACGGTTGGTTTGAATATAGGGAAGAGGGTGGTAGGTGGTTTGAGGTAGTGTTTGCTGCTAAAGCGTTACAGATTGATAGGCAAGAAGCAGCAGCACTCATTGTTGCTGCACGTCCGTTTCACGAGAGAGAAGTGTGGGTAACCAGTATACCTAAGCTCAGTGATTTGCGAGAGAAAGAGTTGATGTATGAGTATGCAAAGGTCTGTTGTCGGCAGATACGAATAGAGGATTTTACTGAGACTGATCCAGACGATGAATTGCGTGTTCCCAGGAGCTCTACAATAGGAGAAATTATTCGTTGTTGGGTGAAAAATGTGCATCCTGATAACAATGCACAAAGGGCACATGTGGCCGAGTTTTTCACTGAACTTCTTGAAGACGTGTTGCGTGATGAGTTAGTAGACATCAAAACGGAGTATGCAAAGGATGTTAACTATTCCAACGCTGTTGTGGTTGTGGAGGAGGCGGAAGGTGATTCTCAGATGGATTTCTTTGAAGATAAGTAAAGGCATTAGGTGTCTTTTGGGACACAACAGTGTCTGTGTTTGTAGAGAATGTTCATCGGGTCCGCACTAAGCGCGAGGTACACACCTTGCGCTTTTTTTTGACTTTGGGCGGGATTTGATTATGATTAGGCACGCGATACATAGCAAAGGCGTGATCGATATGCGCAGGTGGCGAAATTGGTAGACGCACTACCTTGAGGTGGTAGCGCCCGCAAGGGTATGGAGGTTCGAGTCCTCTTCTGCGCACATATGAAAAGACCGGCAGATGCCGGTCTTTTGTTATTTCGAAGCTCTAATGATTCCTCTGTAAAGTGTTTCTGGACGTAATACTTCTCTAATAAGATTTACCGCGTCTTCGTGTGTCACTGCTTCTGCTTCTCGAAGGTTTTCAGCGAGAGTAATTGGGTGGTCAAAATACTCGATGTCACTGAAGGCGTCGTTTGCAATGCTTCCTGAATTAAACTCTGCTGCTTTAATTCGGTCGATTCTTAACCTCTTCTCTTTCTCAAAGATATTTGCGTATGCACCGGTAAGTATTTTATCTATTTCATTTCGTACTGCAGTTTCTGCTTCGGCAATCTTATCGTCTCCAAGGTCAATGTAGATTGAGTGCTCGGTGATGTCTTTGTTAATTGAGATGTCAGCAGAAAGTCCGTACAGTAGTCCACGTTTTTCGCGGAGTTCAGTAAAAAGGATTTCGTGAAGAAATGCTCGAGTGATGTTTCCAACAGCAAGTGTATGGTGGTTTGTCGGAAGAATACGAGAATAATAAATTGTTGCTTGTTCTGATGGAATACCAATCTCTCCAGATGTGACCTCGATGTGTTCTTCTTTTGGAGTTGGCCACCCAGTTGGTGGAGTAAGGTCTGGCAGGCGAGCGCCTTCTGGCATGAGATCAATTGTTTGTTTTACAGTTTCGATCTGGCTGTCGGTCACTGCACCAACAAGAACTACACATAAGTTTCCACGGTGGTACTGTGCTTTGTGCCATGAGCGGAGATCTTCGGCTGTAGTTGCTGCGATTGTCTCGGGCCATCCAAGAGGACTATAAAAACGGCCAGCAGGATGGTTTTGATAGATGCTACCGATCTCTCGTCTGAGGTGGTTAATATATTTTTGATTTCGTAGTCGCCCCCATGCTTCTTGGGTGATGATGTTACGTTCACGTTCGATATCAGCGTCAGTGAGTAGTGGGTTAAAACAAATATCTGCCATTCCACGGATTGCTTCGATTGCGTGTTCTGGAAGTGCGCGACACTGGTACATCGTTGAGTTTGAGCTTGTACGTGCGTTGAAACTATCAAGGAGAAAATCTTTTGAGAATTGTTTTACCGCTTCAATATCAGGGAAAGCTTTTGAACCATTAAACGGAAGGTGTTCCAGGAAGTGGGAAAGGCCCTCTTTTCCAGTTGGATCGTCAACTGCTCCTACAAAAAAACCAAATCGAATATGTACACACGGTGCCCAATCTAGTTTATTTGAGTATATCGATACACCTTTATATTCTTCGTGAAGAAATAGGTATGGGTCTTTTGAAGATGCGGGAGTTGGAGTAAATGGTGTATTGGTCATGATTGCCATGGTACCACAGGGTGTTTTGTTGAGGATAGCGGGAGGTTTTTTATAATTTCTTCATAGGTAAATAGTTATTCTTTGGTATGCCGATAATGAATTGTAAAAAGTGTGAAGAGGAGTTTTATGTAAAACCCTCTCATGTAATGAGGGGGCAGGAAAATATTGTTCTACACACTGTCAGTATGAAGGTGCAAGGAAGGGAAAATTTATGCAGTGTCATGTGTGTGGTGTAAGTGTATATAAGAAGCGATATGACTTAAATAAATGTGTTAGTAAAAAATTCTTTTGTACCAAGTCATGTCAGACAAAATGGAGGAATTCAATGTTCATTGGTGAAAAACATGCTAACTGGAAACATGGAAAAACTACCTATCGGTTAATACTGCAGAAAAGCGATAGGTTAAAGAAATGTGTGTTGTGTGGAATAACAGATACTCGTATTTTAGCGGTTCATCATATTGATAAGGATAGATACAACAATAAGGTTCAAAACCTTGCCTGGCTCTGTCATAATTGCCATTACCTTGTCCATCATGATAATGTGGAGCTGCGTAGGTTCCAGGATCAAATGACTGCAACTCGCAACATGGTGCCTATAGTTTAGTGGCAAAACTCGGGTTTGTGGAACCCGTATCGAGAGTTCGATTCTCTCTAGGCACCCAGAAATAAATTTCTTAAATAAATCATTTATCTAGGCAATTAAACTGGTTCAAACTAAAAACTGGCCATATTTGACATATTTAAATATAGATGATATAATGAAATCTAGATTCTTGGAATGTCCAAGATTGTTTCTTAGGTTTCAACTTAAGGTGTTGTGTTATGTCCAATGAACATTTCCAACTCGACGGAGTAAGCGAAATGTCTGAAGAAGCTCGATTGCTTGCTGAAAAAGAGGCAGCAGAACTTGCCAAGCTCAGGGCTATGTCTCCAGAAGAGCATAAAGCTCTGGAGAGAGATTTCTGGAAACAGATTGGTCCAGCCTTTCGTGAGGTTCAGCCCGACATCCAGCTTCCGTACGATGACTGATTGAAGACGTAAAACTGAGAAAGCAACTCAGAAGCTACCTCTTGGGTAGTAAAAAATGCGATCCCCCTACAAAGTAAAACTAGTGGGGGATTTATATTTATAGAACGGGAATATAGATACTTGTATCATTAAGTTTCTCAAATATAGTTCTAACTTCCTCCACGACCTCACCTAAGGTCAAAATAAGAAACGATGGGGGGTAATAAGTATCCTTATTCTGGTAT from Candidatus Paceibacterota bacterium includes the following:
- a CDS encoding pyruvate kinase produces the protein MKTSRAQILATIGPHSGEREILRSMIEHQMDVARLNFSWGSLEERLQQIQIIREVGKEVGRNIPIVIDLPGPRVQEEAGHTYNHTAISSLTEHDKGFIQFGADQGVEYIALSFVGNAHDVEVCRKEIQVHGGNQRIISKIERSVAIEFIDEIIAASDAIMVARGDMGNEVPIEQIPFVQDMIIKKCKAAGKPVITATQMLISMVDNPVPTRAEVSDVAQAILEGSDVVMLSDETAKGAYPVEAVTVMEKIVLEAEKHMRGAPHINPL
- a CDS encoding metalloregulator ArsR/SmtB family transcription factor, giving the protein MNTIETTKLPPSVKVTLKTRLPQEAYDKNANIYKVLANPKRLEILNLLKGGEMGVELMLKITGLSKANLSQHLALMRHSGLVQTRRQGQNIFYRIIDPRIVEPCKILHDLRTKRLVM
- a CDS encoding RluA family pseudouridine synthase — protein: MKNTKLKVIAESPDFLVIDKPAGIMVHGDGRSTDTTIADLVTEQYPEIVGVGESIEVKEGPAIIRPGIVHRLDKDTSGVLLIARTTKSFQHFKEMFKDRDMGKEYVAYVHGHIKEDEVTIDRPIARSRGDFRQWSAARGSRGGEREAVTHIKVLNRGFDAELINKGGKRIERLRAWDAAKVSLISVEPETGRTHQIRVHCKVVNHPVIHDTLYAPRRLSLLGFTRLALHARKLSFKDTKGKEWVVESPLPEDFKNAEKQFKGVEEAEVDKI
- the rplS gene encoding 50S ribosomal protein L19 — translated: MKTAAKISPVNIKARQELDIRAGDTVKVHQKIKEGDKSRIQIFEGLVLARKHGAEAGGTFTVRKVASGVGVERIFPLFAPSIEKVEVTKRSKVRRAKLYHIREKATKEVSRQLRREVTAPETKSLAHEGVPAEEKSAE
- a CDS encoding pitrilysin family protein — translated: MAIMTNTPFTPTPASSKDPYLFLHEEYKGVSIYSNKLDWAPCVHIRFGFFVGAVDDPTGKEGLSHFLEHLPFNGSKAFPDIEAVKQFSKDFLLDSFNARTSSNSTMYQCRALPEHAIEAIRGMADICFNPLLTDADIERERNIITQEAWGRLRNQKYINHLRREIGSIYQNHPAGRFYSPLGWPETIAATTAEDLRSWHKAQYHRGNLCVVLVGAVTDSQIETVKQTIDLMPEGARLPDLTPPTGWPTPKEEHIEVTSGEIGIPSEQATIYYSRILPTNHHTLAVGNITRAFLHEILFTELREKRGLLYGLSADISINKDITEHSIYIDLGDDKIAEAETAVRNEIDKILTGAYANIFEKEKRLRIDRIKAAEFNSGSIANDAFSDIEYFDHPITLAENLREAEAVTHEDAVNLIREVLRPETLYRGIIRASK